In the genome of Nitrospirota bacterium, one region contains:
- a CDS encoding response regulator transcription factor, with translation MRILVVEDEAKVASFIRRALEEESYAVDLCADGAQGLDQALTGSYDLIILDLMLPGRSGLEVLASLRKEQVRTPVMILTARSQVDQKVKGLDAGADDYLTKPFAIDELLARVRALLRRGSGEATGVLQVEDLILNPATREVTRCGKKIDLTAKEYALLEYFMRNAGRVLTRPMIAEHVWNLDFDTFTNVIDVYVNYLRNKVDRGHERKLIQTVRGSGYMLRSGSE, from the coding sequence ATGAGGATTCTCGTCGTCGAAGACGAAGCCAAGGTCGCTTCTTTCATCCGGCGGGCGCTGGAGGAGGAGAGCTACGCGGTGGACCTCTGCGCCGACGGCGCCCAGGGCCTGGACCAGGCGCTGACCGGCAGCTACGACCTCATCATCCTGGACTTGATGCTCCCCGGCCGCTCGGGCCTGGAGGTGCTCGCCTCGCTCCGCAAGGAGCAGGTCCGGACGCCGGTCATGATCCTCACCGCCCGCTCGCAGGTGGACCAGAAGGTCAAGGGGCTGGATGCGGGCGCCGACGACTACTTGACCAAGCCCTTCGCGATCGACGAGCTGCTCGCCCGCGTCCGGGCCCTGCTCCGGCGCGGGTCCGGCGAGGCGACCGGGGTGCTGCAGGTCGAGGACCTGATCCTGAACCCCGCCACGCGCGAGGTGACGAGGTGCGGCAAGAAGATCGATCTCACGGCGAAGGAGTACGCGCTGCTCGAATACTTCATGCGCAACGCCGGGCGGGTGCTCACGCGGCCGATGATCGCGGAGCACGTCTGGAACCTGGACTTCGACACCTTCACGAACGTCATCGACGTCTACGTCAACTACCTGCGCAACAAGGTGGACCGGGGCCACGAACGCAAGCTGATCCAGACGGTCCGGGGCAGCGGCTACATGC
- a CDS encoding radical SAM protein: protein MEGPLQTASSKRTRRLVPSLSRARDILRLVFQEGGPGFCQFALNTACNANCGFCNFALDRLPKEQWEFVERQGALDALAILHREGVRYLVFTGGEPTLHPDLVTFVRRAAGLGMNVMLVTNAGLLKPQKIRELAEAGLSSFIISIDAASREAHERNRGLPGVCDRIRRANEMIEELGLHATASVTMSRLVDYEALPEFLEALGFASVVFSYPLTSLSSNFLGFSDSPLVNQNKQELLDAYERVKGLKKRFRVVNPTLSLDEMQRFLRGEAQRYPCIAGYRFFFLDWKLMLWRCHAWDKPMCSIYEFDRSKLVRDGCTKCMINCYRDTSLMQHIAVSVHDAYVSIQGGRLRDAVGALTRPGNLASIRAVLEELPWIVRF from the coding sequence ATGGAGGGCCCTCTGCAGACAGCGTCCTCCAAGCGCACACGACGGCTGGTCCCGTCCCTCTCCCGTGCCCGCGACATCCTGCGGCTGGTCTTCCAGGAGGGCGGGCCGGGCTTCTGCCAGTTCGCCCTGAACACGGCCTGCAACGCCAACTGCGGCTTCTGCAATTTCGCCCTGGACCGTCTGCCGAAAGAGCAGTGGGAGTTCGTGGAGCGGCAGGGGGCCCTGGACGCCCTGGCCATTCTCCACCGAGAAGGGGTTCGCTACCTGGTCTTCACCGGCGGGGAACCCACCCTGCATCCCGACCTCGTCACGTTCGTGCGACGGGCCGCCGGGCTCGGCATGAACGTCATGCTGGTGACCAATGCCGGCCTGCTGAAGCCGCAGAAGATTCGCGAGCTCGCCGAGGCGGGCCTGTCCAGCTTCATCATCTCGATTGACGCCGCGTCGCGCGAGGCGCACGAGCGCAACCGGGGGCTCCCCGGCGTCTGCGACCGGATCCGTCGCGCGAACGAGATGATCGAGGAGCTCGGCCTGCACGCCACAGCCTCGGTCACCATGAGCCGGCTCGTGGACTACGAGGCCCTGCCGGAGTTCCTGGAGGCGCTGGGCTTTGCATCGGTCGTCTTCTCCTACCCGCTCACGTCCCTGTCGTCCAACTTCCTGGGGTTCTCGGATTCGCCGCTCGTCAACCAGAACAAGCAGGAGCTCCTGGACGCCTATGAGAGAGTGAAGGGTTTGAAGAAGCGGTTCCGCGTCGTCAACCCGACCCTCTCTCTCGACGAAATGCAGCGGTTCCTCCGCGGGGAGGCGCAACGGTATCCATGCATCGCCGGGTACCGGTTCTTCTTTCTCGACTGGAAGCTCATGCTGTGGCGCTGCCACGCCTGGGACAAGCCCATGTGCTCGATCTACGAATTCGACCGTTCGAAGCTGGTGCGCGACGGCTGCACCAAGTGCATGATCAACTGCTATCGCGACACCAGCCTGATGCAGCACATCGCCGTGTCGGTTCACGACGCGTACGTGTCAATTCAAGGAGGAAGGCTGCGGGACGCGGTGGGGGCCCTGACGAGGCCCGGCAACCTCGCGTCCATCCGGGCCGTGCTGGAGGAGCTGCCCTGGATCGTGCGGTTCTGA
- a CDS encoding FAD-binding protein — protein sequence MKVHDILIVGAGLAGMRASLAALAHRPHLDVAVLSKVHPVRSHSVAAQGGINAAIGEHDSWEQHAFDTAKGGLYLGDQDAIEAMCREAPGDILELERMGVIFSRDERGRIAQRPFGGAGAVRTCYAADRTGHALLHVMYEQLLKHHVFVYEEWYATSLIVEGGACRGVVAWDLKQGGLHVIGAKAVILATGGSGRVFLTSTNAVINTGDGMALAYRAGVPLEDMEFVQFHPTTLKDTGILITEGARGEGGYLLNTLGERFMKNYAPEQMELATRSTVSLAIGQEILEGRGVDGCVLLDLRHLGRARIEERLPQIRQLAIEFAGVDPVESPIPVRPGAHYQMGGVRANQWGETELPGLYAAGECACVSVHGANRLGGNSLLETIVFGRRAGTRAAESVGGVPPRAVSDRTLLAEGERIRRLMESRGSWRAWQLREELGRVMSLNLGIFRTRKSMDEASEKVRELKARAAFLHLQDHGLVFNTDLIQALELQSLLEVAETIVAGALAREESRGAHYRSDFPTRDDANWLRHTLARRTAEGPALSYAPVTITRFPPK from the coding sequence ATGAAAGTCCACGACATCCTCATCGTCGGAGCCGGCCTGGCCGGCATGAGGGCTTCCCTCGCCGCGCTCGCCCACCGACCCCACCTGGACGTGGCGGTCCTCTCGAAAGTCCATCCGGTCCGCAGCCACTCGGTCGCCGCCCAGGGCGGCATCAACGCCGCCATCGGGGAGCATGATTCCTGGGAGCAACATGCCTTCGACACGGCCAAGGGTGGCCTGTACCTGGGCGATCAGGACGCGATCGAGGCCATGTGCCGGGAAGCCCCGGGTGACATCCTGGAGCTGGAGCGCATGGGCGTCATCTTCAGCCGGGACGAGCGGGGCCGGATCGCGCAGCGCCCGTTCGGCGGGGCCGGAGCCGTGCGCACTTGCTACGCCGCAGACCGTACCGGCCACGCGCTCCTCCACGTGATGTACGAGCAGCTCCTCAAGCACCACGTCTTCGTCTACGAGGAATGGTACGCGACCAGCCTGATCGTCGAGGGCGGAGCCTGCCGCGGGGTCGTCGCCTGGGACCTCAAGCAGGGCGGCCTGCACGTCATCGGCGCCAAAGCCGTCATCCTGGCCACGGGCGGGAGCGGCCGCGTCTTCCTCACGAGCACGAACGCGGTGATCAACACCGGCGACGGGATGGCCCTGGCCTACCGGGCCGGGGTGCCGCTGGAGGACATGGAGTTCGTCCAGTTCCACCCCACGACTCTGAAGGACACGGGCATCCTGATCACCGAAGGGGCCAGGGGCGAGGGCGGTTACCTGCTCAACACGCTGGGCGAGCGGTTCATGAAGAATTACGCGCCGGAGCAGATGGAGCTGGCCACCCGCTCGACCGTCTCGCTCGCGATCGGCCAGGAAATCCTGGAAGGGCGCGGGGTGGACGGCTGCGTGCTCCTGGATCTCCGGCACCTGGGCCGGGCCAGGATCGAGGAGCGACTGCCGCAGATCCGACAGCTCGCGATCGAGTTCGCCGGCGTGGACCCGGTGGAATCCCCGATCCCGGTCCGGCCCGGCGCCCACTATCAGATGGGCGGGGTGCGGGCCAACCAGTGGGGGGAGACCGAACTGCCGGGCCTCTACGCGGCGGGCGAGTGCGCCTGCGTGAGCGTCCACGGGGCGAACCGGCTGGGGGGGAACTCGCTCCTCGAAACGATCGTCTTCGGCCGGCGGGCCGGAACGAGAGCCGCCGAGTCCGTCGGCGGCGTTCCCCCCCGCGCCGTCTCGGACCGGACGCTGCTCGCCGAGGGAGAGCGGATCCGCCGGCTCATGGAGAGCAGGGGCTCCTGGCGCGCCTGGCAACTGCGCGAAGAGCTGGGCCGGGTCATGAGCCTGAACCTGGGCATCTTCCGGACCAGGAAATCCATGGACGAGGCGAGCGAGAAGGTCCGGGAGCTGAAGGCCAGAGCGGCCTTCCTCCACCTCCAGGACCACGGGCTGGTCTTCAACACCGACCTGATCCAGGCCCTGGAGCTCCAGTCGCTTTTAGAGGTGGCGGAGACCATCGTGGCCGGCGCCCTGGCCCGCGAGGAGAGCCGCGGGGCCCACTACCGCTCGGACTTCCCCACTCGCGACGACGCCAACTGGCTCAGGCACACGCTCGCCCGGCGCACGGCCGAGGGCCCCGCGCTCTCCTACGCGCCGGTCACGATCACGCGCTTCCCGCCGAAATAA
- the gcvP gene encoding aminomethyl-transferring glycine dehydrogenase → MDAKDLLSQTDRFVTRHLGPTDADIQEMLATLGLQSLDALIEATVPEEIRLKRRLALDAPLGEFEALARLRTLHDRNQIFRSFIGLGYYDCMTPPVIQRNILENPGWYTQYTPYQPEIAQGRLEALLNFQTMVADLTGLPLANASLLDEATAAAEAMTMCLRIAHHEAGESQTKIGFFVADDCHPQTIAVMQTRAEPLGISLHVGRSDRVEFGGLFGLLLQYPATDGAVRDYGSLIAKAHAAGVKVVVATDLLALTLLKPPGELGADIAVGSSQRFGVPLGFGGPHAAFLATKQDYVRQMPGRLVGVSCDAAGKPALRLTLQTREQHIRREKATSNICTAQVLLAVMASMYAVYHGPEGLKRIAERVHGLACLLAEGLRRLGCEVGREPFFDTVSVRPAAKDRTEDVLARAARKRINLRRFADGSLGIALDEVTTADDLQTLWEIFAADRPLPFKAEDLAGTPPTSLPPALARTSKYLTHEVFNRYHSEHEMLRYIHRLQARDLSLVHSMISLGSCTMKLNATVEMIPVTWKGFGRLHPFAPEEQTQGYQELFTQLERWLAEITGFAAVSLQPNAGAQGEYAGLLVIRAYHKDRGQGQRNVCLIPVSAHGTNPASAAMAGLTVVPVACDARGNVDPADLEAKAKQHRDRLAALMITYPSTHGVFEEGITRVCAIVHEHGGQVYMDGANMNAQVGLCRPGDIGADVCHLNLHKTFCIPHGGGGPGMGPIAVAAHLAPFLPGHPLRKVGGAKAIGPVAASPYSSASILPISWVYIALMGGEGLTKATTVAILNANYMARRLEKHFPVLYTGRKGFVAHEFIVDVRHFRETSGVEVNDIAKRLMDFGFHAPTMSFPVAGTLMIEPTESESKIELDRFCDAMIAIRGEIQEIVEGRLPRDNNQLRHAPHTAQAVAATDWPHPYSREQAAFPTPWVREHKFWPAVARIDNAYGDRNLFCTCPPPDSYQ, encoded by the coding sequence ATGGATGCCAAGGACCTGCTGAGCCAGACCGACCGTTTCGTCACCCGGCACCTGGGCCCGACCGACGCCGACATCCAGGAGATGCTGGCGACCCTCGGCCTCCAGTCGCTCGACGCCCTGATCGAGGCCACGGTGCCGGAGGAGATCCGGCTGAAGAGGCGCCTGGCGCTCGATGCCCCGCTGGGCGAATTCGAGGCGCTGGCCCGGTTGCGGACCTTGCACGACCGGAACCAGATCTTCCGCTCCTTCATCGGGCTGGGCTATTACGACTGCATGACCCCGCCGGTTATCCAACGGAACATCCTGGAGAATCCCGGATGGTACACCCAGTACACCCCCTACCAGCCGGAGATCGCCCAGGGCCGGCTGGAGGCGCTGCTCAACTTCCAAACCATGGTGGCGGACCTGACGGGCCTGCCGCTGGCGAACGCCTCCCTCCTGGACGAGGCGACGGCTGCCGCTGAGGCCATGACCATGTGTCTGCGGATCGCGCACCACGAGGCCGGGGAGAGTCAAACGAAGATCGGTTTCTTCGTGGCGGACGACTGCCATCCCCAGACGATCGCGGTCATGCAGACCAGGGCCGAGCCCTTAGGCATCAGCCTGCACGTGGGCCGGTCGGATCGGGTCGAGTTCGGCGGCCTCTTCGGGCTCCTGCTCCAATATCCGGCCACGGACGGGGCGGTGCGCGACTATGGCTCGCTGATCGCCAAGGCCCATGCAGCGGGGGTGAAGGTCGTGGTCGCGACCGATCTGTTGGCCCTGACGTTGCTCAAGCCGCCGGGCGAGCTCGGTGCGGACATCGCCGTCGGTTCCAGCCAGCGGTTCGGCGTGCCGCTCGGCTTCGGCGGCCCCCACGCGGCGTTCCTCGCCACCAAACAGGACTATGTCCGCCAGATGCCCGGCCGGCTCGTCGGGGTGTCGTGCGACGCGGCGGGGAAGCCGGCCTTGCGGCTGACCCTGCAGACCCGCGAGCAGCACATCCGGCGCGAGAAGGCCACCAGCAACATCTGCACGGCGCAGGTCCTGCTGGCGGTCATGGCCAGCATGTACGCGGTCTATCACGGGCCGGAGGGGCTCAAGCGGATCGCGGAGCGGGTGCACGGCCTGGCCTGCCTGCTGGCGGAAGGCCTGCGCCGGCTGGGCTGCGAGGTCGGGCGCGAGCCCTTCTTCGACACGGTGTCGGTCCGGCCGGCAGCCAAGGATCGGACCGAGGACGTGCTGGCCCGCGCGGCCCGGAAACGGATCAACCTGCGGCGCTTCGCGGACGGCTCGCTCGGCATCGCCTTGGACGAGGTCACGACGGCGGACGATCTTCAGACGCTTTGGGAAATTTTCGCGGCCGATCGGCCGCTGCCGTTCAAGGCGGAGGACCTGGCCGGAACCCCGCCCACGTCGTTGCCGCCAGCGCTGGCCAGAACCAGCAAGTACCTGACCCACGAGGTCTTCAACCGGTACCACTCCGAGCACGAGATGCTCCGGTACATCCACCGGCTCCAGGCGCGCGACCTCTCGCTGGTCCATTCCATGATCTCGCTGGGCTCCTGCACGATGAAGCTGAACGCCACCGTGGAGATGATTCCGGTCACCTGGAAAGGCTTCGGCCGTCTCCATCCGTTCGCCCCGGAAGAGCAGACCCAGGGGTACCAGGAGCTCTTCACGCAACTGGAACGGTGGCTGGCCGAGATCACCGGCTTCGCTGCCGTGTCGCTCCAGCCGAATGCGGGGGCGCAGGGGGAATATGCGGGCCTGCTCGTCATCCGGGCCTATCACAAGGATCGCGGCCAGGGTCAGCGGAACGTCTGCCTGATTCCCGTCTCGGCCCACGGGACGAATCCGGCCAGCGCGGCCATGGCCGGGCTCACGGTCGTGCCCGTCGCCTGCGACGCCAGGGGGAACGTGGACCCCGCGGACCTGGAAGCCAAGGCCAAGCAGCATCGGGACAGGCTCGCCGCGCTGATGATCACCTATCCCTCCACGCACGGAGTCTTCGAGGAGGGGATCACGCGGGTCTGCGCGATCGTGCACGAGCACGGCGGGCAGGTGTACATGGACGGGGCCAACATGAACGCCCAGGTTGGGCTCTGCCGGCCCGGGGACATCGGCGCCGATGTCTGCCACCTGAACCTGCACAAGACCTTCTGCATTCCGCACGGGGGCGGCGGGCCGGGCATGGGGCCGATCGCGGTGGCGGCCCACCTCGCCCCGTTCCTTCCGGGCCATCCGCTGCGCAAGGTCGGCGGGGCCAAGGCGATCGGACCGGTCGCGGCGTCGCCCTACAGCAGCGCGAGCATCCTGCCGATCTCCTGGGTCTACATCGCCCTGATGGGGGGCGAAGGGCTGACCAAGGCGACCACGGTGGCGATCCTGAACGCCAACTACATGGCCAGGCGGCTGGAGAAGCACTTCCCGGTGCTCTACACGGGGAGGAAAGGCTTCGTGGCCCACGAGTTCATCGTGGACGTGCGGCACTTCAGGGAGACGTCCGGCGTGGAGGTCAACGACATCGCGAAGCGCCTCATGGACTTCGGCTTCCACGCGCCGACCATGTCCTTCCCGGTCGCGGGCACCCTGATGATCGAGCCGACGGAGAGCGAATCGAAGATCGAGCTGGACCGGTTCTGCGACGCGATGATCGCGATCCGCGGGGAGATCCAGGAGATCGTGGAGGGGCGCCTGCCGCGCGACAACAACCAGCTCAGGCACGCGCCGCACACGGCCCAGGCCGTCGCCGCGACCGACTGGCCCCACCCGTACAGCCGCGAGCAGGCGGCGTTCCCCACCCCCTGGGTGCGCGAGCACAAGTTCTGGCCGGCGGTCGCGCGCATTGACAACGCCTACGGCGACCGGAACCTCTTCTGCACCTGCCCGCCGCCGGACAGCTACCAATAG
- a CDS encoding aminotransferase class V-fold PLP-dependent enzyme: MESDPVPGLNRRAFLVRTGLFLGAGALAGTLPALSRPASAAPPQLDTWEAVRDQFLLSRDFVHMTGFLLASHPTPVREAIERHRRGLDENPAHYWADNEERFEADVLRAAADYLGVSPLDIALTDSTTMGLGLLYGGLALREGQEVLTTTHDHYSTQTSLQLRAERTGASIRTVPLYRDLKTVSKEEIVATLVGHIRPQTRYVAVTWVHSSTGLKLPIREMAEALKRINVSRAEGDLVLLCVDGVHGLGVEDVRMEDLGCDFFVAGTHKWLCGPRGTGLVWGRPEAWSLAQATIPTFNMDAYRIWMQEPPKEKVSQAARMTPGGFHSFEHRWALGEAFRFHLAVGKARIEARIHALNRQLKEGLARIKGVTLHTPMAEDLSAGIVCFELAGWKPDKAVEALRRRRIIASETPYAVKYIRLAPSLLTSPEEVDKTLEAIRAMAG, from the coding sequence ATGGAATCAGATCCGGTTCCCGGCTTGAATCGCAGGGCCTTTCTCGTCCGAACCGGTCTGTTCCTCGGCGCGGGCGCACTGGCGGGAACTCTCCCCGCCCTGAGCCGGCCCGCCTCGGCCGCGCCGCCCCAGCTCGACACCTGGGAGGCGGTCCGGGACCAGTTTCTCCTCTCGCGCGACTTCGTCCACATGACCGGCTTCCTCCTGGCCTCCCATCCCACACCGGTCCGGGAGGCCATCGAGCGGCACCGGCGCGGGCTCGACGAGAACCCGGCCCACTACTGGGCCGACAACGAAGAGCGGTTCGAAGCCGACGTGCTCCGCGCCGCCGCCGACTATCTGGGCGTGTCCCCGCTGGATATCGCCCTGACAGACAGTACGACGATGGGGTTGGGCCTGCTCTACGGCGGGCTCGCGCTGCGCGAAGGGCAGGAGGTCCTGACGACGACCCACGACCACTACTCGACGCAGACCTCGCTCCAGTTGCGCGCCGAGCGGACCGGCGCCTCGATCCGGACCGTCCCCCTGTACCGGGACCTGAAGACAGTCTCGAAGGAGGAGATCGTCGCGACGCTGGTCGGGCACATCCGCCCGCAGACCCGCTACGTCGCGGTCACCTGGGTCCATTCGAGCACGGGCCTCAAGCTCCCGATCAGGGAGATGGCCGAGGCGCTGAAGCGGATCAACGTCTCCCGCGCCGAAGGGGACTTGGTGCTCCTCTGCGTGGACGGAGTGCACGGATTGGGAGTCGAGGACGTGCGGATGGAGGATCTGGGCTGCGACTTTTTCGTCGCCGGCACCCACAAGTGGCTGTGTGGCCCGCGCGGTACGGGCCTGGTCTGGGGCCGTCCTGAAGCCTGGTCCCTCGCCCAGGCGACGATCCCCACGTTCAACATGGACGCCTACCGGATCTGGATGCAGGAGCCTCCGAAGGAAAAGGTCTCCCAGGCCGCGCGCATGACTCCCGGCGGCTTCCACTCCTTCGAGCACCGGTGGGCTTTGGGCGAGGCCTTCCGCTTCCACCTCGCCGTCGGCAAGGCCAGGATCGAGGCGCGCATCCACGCGCTCAACCGGCAACTGAAGGAGGGGCTGGCGAGGATCAAGGGCGTCACGTTGCACACGCCCATGGCCGAGGACCTGTCGGCCGGCATCGTCTGCTTCGAGCTGGCCGGTTGGAAGCCGGACAAGGCGGTGGAGGCCCTCCGCCGACGCCGGATCATCGCCAGCGAGACCCCCTACGCCGTGAAATACATCCGCCTGGCCCCGAGCCTCCTGACTTCGCCGGAGGAAGTGGACAAGACGCTGGAGGCGATCCGGGCGATGGCCGGGTAA
- a CDS encoding NUDIX hydrolase — MSIKNIFKGRVLTLNLETVELPNGATVELEIVRHPGAAAVVPMKDERTVVLIRQFRLAAGGFIYEIPAGKLHPGEDPRACAEREIEEEIGYRAERIERLETFFTAPGFTDEVMHLFKATELTKTQQRLDHDEVLEVVEIPLEKAIELIRDGTIRDAKTIVGLQSVYLRQRPV, encoded by the coding sequence ATGAGCATCAAGAACATCTTCAAGGGCCGGGTGCTGACGCTCAACCTGGAAACCGTGGAACTGCCCAACGGGGCCACGGTCGAGCTCGAAATCGTCCGGCATCCGGGCGCGGCGGCGGTCGTGCCGATGAAGGACGAACGGACCGTCGTGCTGATCCGGCAGTTTCGGCTGGCCGCCGGAGGCTTCATTTACGAGATCCCCGCCGGCAAGCTGCATCCGGGCGAGGACCCGCGCGCCTGCGCCGAGCGGGAGATCGAGGAAGAAATCGGGTACCGGGCGGAACGGATCGAGCGGCTCGAGACCTTCTTCACCGCGCCGGGGTTCACCGACGAAGTCATGCACCTCTTCAAGGCCACAGAGCTCACGAAAACCCAGCAGCGGCTGGACCACGACGAGGTCCTCGAGGTGGTTGAGATACCGCTGGAGAAGGCGATCGAGCTGATCCGCGACGGGACCATCCGGGACGCCAAGACGATCGTCGGCCTGCAATCCGTTTACCTGCGACAACGGCCCGTCTGA
- the gcvT gene encoding glycine cleavage system aminomethyltransferase GcvT, translating into MKRTPLFDGHVAAQARLVDFAGWEMPIQYSGVVDEYQTVRTAAGLFDVSHMGRIALSGGGALPFLQSVATNDAAKLAVLESHYSMVCNPDGGIKDDIFVYRLKADEYLLCVNASNREKILAWLKEQATGRVDLRIEDKSGTLAQLALQGPASRKVLADLGLSRIEDLKPRHCLEATLAGAPLLITRTGYTGELGYELYVPAGRALALWTELLAVGKAAGLKPAGLGARDLLRLEMAYLLYGNDISEDTTPIEAGADWVVSFEKGDFIGREALWRQKSQGSARRLAAFELLEKAVPRHGFKILADGRQVGEVTSGNLSPILQKGIGLGYLPPSLAGVGSAMTVDIRGRLVPAQVVKPPFYKRKA; encoded by the coding sequence ATGAAGCGCACTCCTCTGTTCGACGGCCACGTGGCCGCGCAGGCCAGGCTGGTGGACTTCGCCGGCTGGGAGATGCCGATCCAGTATTCCGGCGTGGTGGACGAATACCAGACCGTCCGCACCGCCGCCGGGCTCTTCGACGTGAGCCACATGGGCCGGATCGCCCTCTCCGGCGGCGGCGCGCTGCCCTTCCTCCAGTCGGTCGCGACCAACGACGCGGCGAAGCTGGCCGTGCTGGAGTCCCACTACTCGATGGTCTGCAATCCCGACGGCGGGATCAAGGACGACATCTTCGTATATCGGCTCAAGGCGGACGAGTACCTGCTCTGCGTCAACGCCTCAAACCGGGAGAAGATCCTGGCCTGGCTGAAAGAGCAAGCGACCGGACGCGTGGACTTGCGGATCGAGGATAAGTCGGGGACACTCGCGCAGTTGGCGCTCCAGGGCCCCGCCTCCCGGAAAGTCCTGGCCGACCTGGGCCTGAGCCGGATCGAGGATCTGAAGCCGCGGCACTGTCTGGAGGCGACCCTGGCCGGGGCTCCCTTGCTCATCACCCGCACCGGCTACACGGGCGAGTTGGGCTACGAACTCTACGTCCCGGCCGGCCGCGCCCTGGCCCTCTGGACCGAGCTGCTCGCGGTGGGTAAGGCGGCCGGGCTGAAGCCGGCCGGGCTGGGCGCGCGGGACCTCCTGCGTCTGGAGATGGCCTACCTGCTCTACGGCAACGACATTTCCGAAGACACGACGCCGATCGAGGCCGGTGCGGACTGGGTAGTGAGCTTCGAGAAGGGGGACTTCATCGGACGCGAGGCCCTGTGGCGGCAGAAGAGCCAAGGCTCGGCCAGACGGCTGGCCGCCTTCGAGCTGCTCGAAAAGGCCGTGCCCCGACACGGGTTCAAGATCCTGGCTGACGGCCGCCAGGTCGGGGAGGTGACCAGCGGCAACCTGTCGCCGATTCTGCAGAAGGGCATCGGGCTCGGCTACCTGCCTCCCTCCCTCGCCGGCGTCGGGTCTGCCATGACCGTTGACATCCGCGGCCGCCTCGTCCCGGCCCAGGTCGTCAAGCCGCCGTTCTACAAGCGCAAGGCGTAG
- a CDS encoding FKBP-type peptidyl-prolyl cis-trans isomerase, which yields MIGRTTTLNVLLAAAITATVSFAQAADRKSGNQEGGLVVTTESGLQYVDLVPGKGRQAELGDTATVHYTGWLADGTKFDSSRDRNEPFSFRVGAGQVIKGWDEGVGSMQVGGKRKLIIPPHLGYGPRGVPGAIPPNATLTFEVELLGLR from the coding sequence ATGATCGGAAGAACAACGACGCTGAACGTCCTGCTGGCCGCGGCGATCACGGCGACGGTTTCCTTCGCCCAGGCAGCGGACCGGAAGTCCGGCAACCAGGAAGGAGGGCTGGTGGTGACGACCGAATCGGGACTCCAGTACGTGGACCTCGTCCCGGGCAAGGGCCGCCAGGCCGAACTGGGCGACACGGCGACGGTGCACTATACGGGCTGGCTCGCCGACGGCACCAAGTTCGACAGCTCCCGCGACCGCAACGAGCCCTTCTCGTTCCGCGTCGGCGCGGGGCAGGTCATCAAGGGATGGGACGAGGGCGTCGGCTCGATGCAGGTGGGCGGCAAGCGCAAGCTGATCATCCCGCCGCACCTCGGCTACGGGCCGCGCGGGGTTCCCGGCGCCATCCCGCCCAACGCGACCTTGACCTTCGAAGTGGAACTCCTCGGCCTCCGGTGA